One Calditrichia bacterium DNA window includes the following coding sequences:
- a CDS encoding adenylate/guanylate cyclase domain-containing protein, which produces MKKSTVVILIAVAAFVLSLFFSKATPALESLEFTTLDWRFLLRGKQPVTDSPVVLVTIDDESFEALPDRWPWPRWYYARAIENLTKAGARVIGIDVILDRPDTQNAKSDSLLAEQLQLSGRVVLAHKLERHSRQNTYAYLVDPIDILKNAANDRLGLVSVETDPDGIYRRYPVVQRYQDNWLTSFSLELIRKYRDYSQDLTPEISAKGLDFGDFMVPFYDAATILINFAGPRASFPQYSFASVIDDERLDLGEEYDLNYFNETLLPEGVFNNKIVIIGSTVAELHDNFPTPFLNADGQSAETPGAEILANAVNTILSQQYYQKVSPLLTLLLVLLLIAVITALSLRFSAIKSAIAAGAIVVVYITAVFLLFVKMQVVMEMVFPVFALALTFGSVTVYSYYVEQRERRRVTDAFGHYVSPKLVKELERNPEKLVLGGEERVITVMFTDIANFTTIAETLGHRELVRLLNDYLTEMSEIVLKLDGTIDKYIGDAIMAEFGAPLHYPDHATKGCLAALEMQKRLKELSHEWLRTGRPTVATRIGISTGTMIVGNMGSPKKFNYTVIGDEVNLAARLESANKTFGTGIMISEATYHFVKDMMITRPLDRLIVKGKSKPVNVYELIAKKGDKLPNLLESILPLYHHGIRYYEEREWENAESAFRKCLRLMPDDGPSSLYLKRVQEFAKNPPPPNWNRVYQMTTK; this is translated from the coding sequence ATGAAGAAAAGCACCGTCGTTATCCTGATTGCCGTTGCCGCATTTGTGCTGTCGCTTTTTTTTAGCAAAGCCACACCTGCGCTCGAATCGTTGGAATTTACCACGTTAGACTGGCGATTTTTGCTTCGCGGCAAACAGCCGGTAACGGATTCCCCGGTTGTGCTGGTTACGATCGATGATGAATCGTTTGAAGCATTGCCGGATCGCTGGCCCTGGCCGCGTTGGTATTACGCACGCGCCATCGAAAACCTCACCAAAGCCGGTGCCCGTGTGATCGGCATCGACGTCATTCTGGATCGTCCGGATACCCAAAATGCCAAAAGTGATTCGCTGCTCGCGGAACAGTTGCAGCTTTCCGGTCGCGTTGTATTAGCCCACAAATTGGAGCGACACAGCCGCCAAAATACCTATGCATATCTTGTTGATCCCATCGACATTCTCAAAAATGCCGCAAATGACCGGCTTGGACTTGTTTCTGTAGAAACAGATCCCGACGGTATTTATCGCCGGTATCCGGTTGTTCAGCGGTATCAGGACAATTGGCTGACCTCTTTTTCACTGGAATTGATCCGCAAATACCGCGATTACAGCCAGGATTTGACCCCGGAAATCAGCGCCAAAGGTCTTGATTTCGGTGATTTTATGGTTCCATTTTACGATGCCGCAACCATTTTGATCAACTTTGCCGGACCGCGCGCGTCTTTTCCGCAATACTCATTTGCATCGGTAATTGATGATGAGCGGTTGGATTTGGGTGAGGAATACGACCTCAATTATTTTAACGAAACGTTATTGCCGGAAGGCGTATTCAACAACAAAATTGTGATCATCGGTTCCACGGTTGCGGAACTGCACGATAATTTTCCCACCCCGTTTTTGAACGCGGACGGACAATCCGCGGAAACGCCCGGTGCCGAAATTTTGGCAAATGCGGTAAACACCATTTTGTCCCAACAATATTATCAAAAAGTTTCGCCACTGCTGACATTGCTGTTGGTGCTATTGCTGATTGCCGTAATTACTGCACTCAGTTTGCGCTTTTCGGCGATCAAATCTGCAATTGCCGCCGGTGCGATAGTTGTCGTTTACATTACCGCCGTTTTTCTGCTGTTTGTGAAAATGCAGGTGGTGATGGAGATGGTTTTTCCGGTATTTGCACTTGCGCTAACTTTTGGCAGTGTAACGGTTTACAGCTATTATGTGGAACAGCGGGAGCGCCGGCGGGTGACTGATGCATTCGGTCACTACGTTTCGCCAAAATTGGTGAAGGAACTGGAGCGAAACCCTGAAAAACTGGTGCTCGGCGGCGAAGAACGGGTGATCACCGTGATGTTTACGGACATCGCCAATTTTACGACCATCGCCGAAACGCTCGGACACCGCGAACTGGTGCGGCTGCTCAATGATTACCTCACCGAAATGTCCGAGATTGTGCTAAAATTGGACGGCACAATTGACAAATATATTGGCGATGCGATTATGGCGGAATTTGGCGCGCCGCTTCACTACCCGGATCATGCCACAAAAGGCTGCCTTGCCGCGCTGGAAATGCAAAAACGATTGAAAGAATTATCCCACGAGTGGTTGCGCACCGGACGCCCGACAGTCGCCACGCGCATCGGCATCAGCACCGGAACGATGATTGTGGGGAATATGGGATCGCCCAAAAAATTCAACTACACGGTCATCGGCGATGAAGTGAACCTCGCTGCGCGGTTGGAAAGCGCGAACAAAACATTCGGCACCGGCATTATGATCAGCGAGGCAACCTACCATTTTGTGAAAGATATGATGATCACGCGCCCGCTCGACCGGTTGATTGTGAAAGGCAAAAGCAAACCCGTCAACGTTTACGAATTGATTGCCAAAAAAGGCGACAAACTACCAAATTTGCTGGAAAGCATTTTGCCGCTGTATCACCACGGCATTCGATATTACGAGGAGCGCGAGTGGGAAAACGCCGAATCCGCGTTTCGCAAATGCCTGCGCCTCATGCCCGATGACGGCCCATCCAGCCTGTATCTCAAACGCGTGCAGGAATTTGCCAAAAATCCCCCGCCGCCAAACTGGAACCGCGTGTACCAGATGACCACCAAATAG
- a CDS encoding FecR domain-containing protein, which produces MREQSIYQRALGLLGIWLLIGLFPLFAAEKIAVIVKMKGDVRVTPKSSFKSAAAKKGQILQDGDKLETSADAFCAIKFLDDKSLMRIRENSVCTIEGKRDGGSITKNIFSEVGSFFFSLFQQPKNFTVTTPTSVASVKGTQFWVLQRLQSGETRYITTDGTVEVSNQAGKVLVRKGQTAVVLSRSSMPEVRLTRTGDIPPDLSGGAGAIRQLEFEFTDESGQKRVMRMQIEGQE; this is translated from the coding sequence ATGAGAGAACAATCAATTTATCAACGTGCGTTGGGTTTGCTGGGCATTTGGCTGCTCATTGGGCTGTTTCCGCTGTTCGCGGCGGAAAAAATCGCTGTCATCGTGAAAATGAAGGGCGATGTCCGGGTGACTCCGAAAAGCAGTTTCAAAAGTGCTGCTGCCAAAAAAGGGCAAATTTTGCAGGACGGCGACAAGCTGGAAACCAGCGCAGATGCATTCTGCGCCATCAAATTTCTGGATGATAAAAGCCTGATGCGCATTCGCGAAAACTCGGTGTGCACCATCGAAGGGAAGCGCGACGGTGGCTCAATCACGAAAAACATTTTCTCTGAAGTCGGGTCGTTTTTCTTCAGCTTATTCCAGCAGCCCAAAAATTTCACGGTGACGACACCGACATCTGTAGCATCGGTGAAGGGCACGCAATTTTGGGTTTTGCAGCGCCTCCAATCCGGCGAAACTCGCTACATCACCACAGACGGAACGGTTGAAGTGAGCAATCAGGCCGGAAAAGTATTGGTTCGGAAAGGGCAAACCGCCGTGGTTTTATCGCGATCCAGCATGCCGGAAGTACGTTTGACGCGAACCGGCGATATCCCGCCGGACCTCAGCGGCGGCGCCGGCGCGATCCGTCAGCTGGAATTTGAATTTACCGATGAAAGTGGGCAAAAAAGAGTGATGAGAATGCAAATAGAAGGTCAGGAATGA
- a CDS encoding biotin/lipoyl-binding protein: MQQKQFRFNGENFPVKIIEQTNGQVSAVVKDATLDLQFEKIDANTFSIIRNGRRQTAHFASDKDSVFIAIDGKTYIFERGEANRPGFAAGDSGDGATANEISAPMPGKILKMLVKTGDDVRQNQTLFIVEAMKMENDVKSPRDGKISEILHQENDLVSVGDVIVALQPVEAN, translated from the coding sequence ATGCAACAAAAACAGTTTCGTTTTAACGGCGAAAATTTTCCCGTAAAAATTATTGAGCAAACGAACGGGCAAGTTTCAGCAGTAGTGAAAGATGCAACGCTGGATTTGCAATTTGAGAAAATCGATGCGAATACCTTCTCTATCATCCGGAACGGGCGACGCCAAACGGCGCATTTCGCCAGCGACAAAGACAGCGTGTTTATCGCAATCGACGGCAAAACCTATATTTTTGAACGCGGCGAAGCAAACCGCCCCGGATTTGCCGCCGGAGACAGCGGAGATGGTGCAACAGCAAACGAAATTTCCGCACCGATGCCCGGTAAAATTCTCAAAATGCTGGTGAAAACCGGCGATGATGTGCGGCAAAATCAGACACTGTTTATCGTGGAAGCAATGAAAATGGAAAATGATGTTAAATCGCCGAGAGACGGAAAAATCAGCGAGATTTTGCATCAGGAAAACGACCTGGTTTCTGTGGGGGATGTGATTGTGGCGCTCCAACCCGTGGAAGCCAATTAA
- the accC gene encoding acetyl-CoA carboxylase biotin carboxylase subunit, with protein sequence MKTKSINKVLVANRGEIAVRVMNACREMGITSVAVYSEADAKAKHVIIADESVLIGPPPALESYLNIEKIVETAKSTGCDAVHPGYGFLSENATFARACRDAGLIFIGPSAEAMEAVGDKLTARQTMIAAKIPVTPGVEIEGESIDWIREKAADIGFPVMIKASAGGGGKGMRVVHDADSLPDAIESSRREAKSAFGNDTVYMEKFIEKPRHVEFQVLADTHGNVVHLFERECSIQRRHQKIIEETPSPALDEKLRQKMGETACRVMTAVNYTNAGTVEFLLDENLNFYFLEVNARIQVEHPVTEMVTGIDLVKQQIRVAAGEKLPFSQTDLRQTGHAIECRIYAEDPENNFFPSIGKLLFLKEPAGPGIRVDSGVYSGVDVSHFYDPILSKLIVHAENRTLAIEKMQTALSDYVVLGVKTGIPFMKAVLAHPAFVSGDVDTGFIAKHLPQWKNAVDDDTVLLAATVAALADQPKKQDVMNGFGASRPASPWQLLGDWSLFR encoded by the coding sequence ATGAAAACGAAATCCATCAATAAAGTTTTGGTCGCTAATCGCGGCGAAATAGCCGTTCGGGTGATGAACGCCTGCCGGGAAATGGGCATCACCTCGGTTGCCGTTTATTCGGAAGCGGATGCCAAAGCCAAGCACGTGATTATTGCGGACGAATCCGTGCTGATCGGTCCGCCGCCGGCGCTGGAAAGCTATCTGAACATCGAAAAAATTGTTGAAACTGCCAAATCTACCGGCTGCGATGCGGTGCATCCGGGATATGGATTTCTTTCGGAAAATGCCACTTTTGCCCGCGCCTGCCGCGATGCCGGATTGATATTTATCGGCCCTTCCGCAGAAGCGATGGAAGCCGTCGGCGACAAACTGACCGCCCGCCAAACCATGATTGCCGCAAAAATTCCGGTAACGCCGGGTGTGGAAATCGAGGGGGAATCCATCGACTGGATTCGTGAAAAAGCAGCCGATATCGGTTTCCCGGTGATGATCAAAGCATCCGCCGGTGGCGGCGGAAAAGGCATGCGGGTTGTGCACGATGCGGATTCGCTGCCGGATGCTATCGAATCGAGCCGCCGTGAGGCAAAATCCGCCTTCGGCAACGATACGGTTTATATGGAAAAATTCATCGAAAAACCGCGTCACGTGGAATTTCAGGTGTTGGCGGATACGCACGGAAATGTGGTGCATCTGTTCGAACGGGAATGCTCCATCCAGCGGCGGCACCAAAAAATTATCGAAGAAACGCCATCGCCCGCGCTGGACGAAAAGCTTCGCCAAAAAATGGGCGAAACCGCCTGCCGCGTGATGACGGCTGTGAATTACACCAACGCCGGGACAGTCGAGTTTTTACTCGACGAAAACCTCAATTTTTATTTTTTGGAAGTAAATGCGCGTATTCAGGTGGAGCATCCGGTCACGGAAATGGTGACCGGCATCGATCTCGTAAAACAGCAAATTAGGGTTGCCGCCGGCGAAAAATTGCCGTTTTCGCAAACGGATTTGCGCCAAACCGGGCATGCCATCGAGTGCCGGATTTACGCCGAAGATCCGGAGAATAATTTTTTCCCGTCCATCGGCAAACTGCTGTTTCTGAAAGAACCCGCGGGCCCGGGCATTCGGGTCGATTCCGGCGTTTACAGCGGCGTGGACGTTTCTCACTTTTACGATCCCATCCTCTCCAAGCTCATTGTTCATGCGGAAAACCGCACGCTCGCCATCGAAAAAATGCAAACCGCGTTGTCCGATTACGTTGTTTTGGGCGTGAAAACCGGCATCCCGTTTATGAAAGCGGTTTTGGCTCATCCCGCTTTTGTGTCCGGCGATGTAGATACCGGCTTCATCGCGAAGCATTTGCCCCAATGGAAAAACGCTGTTGATGACGATACCGTTCTGCTCGCCGCGACGGTTGCTGCATTGGCGGATCAGCCCAAAAAACAGGATGTTATGAATGGATTTGGCGCATCCCGACCGGCTTCTCCGTGGCAATTGCTGGGCGATTGGTCGTTGTTCCGCTAA
- a CDS encoding glycosyltransferase family 2 protein, whose amino-acid sequence MGESEPGSFAECLGESQKSGRSWQDRSAGLIYIISIKLNNNNSLKLKISLVIPAYNEEGSIRATVKDIVSRLNAEQIPHEVLVVNDNSKDDTESVLQLLSREFPTCRYINNSPPNGIGLAIKRGLENYSGDAVAIVMADGSDAPEDIVQYYRELQKGVDCVFGSRFIKGGKVIDYPRHKMVLNRLANWFIEVLFGIRFNDTTNAFKAYRRETIDGIRPILSYHFNITVELPLKAIVRGYNYSVVPISWKNRAHGVSKLKIKEMGSRYLFMILYIWLEKSLARGDYKKRPETTSLEVGK is encoded by the coding sequence ATGGGCGAATCTGAACCAGGCAGCTTTGCTGAATGCCTGGGAGAAAGCCAAAAATCTGGAAGATCCTGGCAAGATCGATCCGCTGGTTTAATTTATATCATTAGTATTAAGTTGAACAATAACAATAGTTTGAAGTTGAAAATATCACTCGTAATCCCGGCATATAACGAAGAAGGCTCCATCCGTGCGACGGTGAAAGACATCGTTTCGCGATTGAACGCGGAGCAAATTCCGCATGAAGTTTTGGTGGTGAACGATAACAGCAAAGATGACACCGAATCCGTGTTGCAACTGCTTTCGCGGGAATTTCCGACCTGCCGATACATAAACAACTCGCCGCCCAACGGCATCGGTCTGGCGATCAAAAGAGGGCTGGAAAATTACAGCGGCGACGCCGTTGCCATCGTGATGGCAGATGGCTCCGACGCGCCGGAAGATATCGTGCAATACTACCGCGAATTGCAAAAAGGTGTTGACTGTGTGTTTGGCTCGCGGTTTATCAAAGGCGGAAAAGTGATCGATTACCCGCGTCACAAAATGGTGCTGAATCGCCTGGCGAATTGGTTTATCGAAGTGCTGTTCGGCATCCGGTTTAATGATACCACTAACGCTTTCAAAGCCTATCGCCGGGAAACGATTGACGGCATTCGCCCGATTTTGTCCTATCATTTTAACATCACCGTGGAGTTGCCGCTGAAAGCAATCGTGCGCGGTTACAATTACAGCGTCGTGCCGATCAGTTGGAAAAATCGCGCTCACGGCGTTTCCAAATTGAAAATAAAGGAAATGGGCAGCCGTTACCTGTTCATGATTTTGTATATTTGGCTGGAAAAATCGCTCGCTCGCGGCGATTACAAAAAGCGTCCGGAAACCACCTCGCTCGAAGTCGGTAAGTAG
- a CDS encoding DUF4160 domain-containing protein, with protein MPEISRFYGIIIRMYFDDHAPPHFHAYYGEHEALIDLNTLAVLYGKLPARALGLTVEWANLNQAALLNAWEKAKNLEDPGKIDPLV; from the coding sequence ATGCCTGAAATCAGCCGCTTTTATGGCATTATTATTCGGATGTATTTTGACGATCATGCACCACCACATTTTCACGCATATTATGGTGAACATGAAGCCTTAATTGATCTGAATACACTTGCTGTTTTATACGGCAAATTGCCTGCCCGTGCGTTGGGGCTGACCGTTGAATGGGCGAATCTGAACCAGGCAGCTTTGCTGAATGCCTGGGAGAAAGCCAAAAATCTGGAAGATCCTGGCAAGATCGATCCGCTGGTTTAA
- a CDS encoding DUF2442 domain-containing protein → MKKIVDVKVKKHFVIWLKYADGVSGEIDLSSYAKKGVFNIWDDTAVFENVSIGEFGELRWTDEVELCADALYLKLTGQKPEDLFKQLSKESVNA, encoded by the coding sequence ATGAAAAAAATTGTAGATGTGAAAGTAAAAAAACATTTTGTCATTTGGTTGAAATATGCGGACGGTGTGTCCGGCGAAATTGACTTGAGCAGCTACGCCAAAAAAGGCGTATTCAACATTTGGGATGATACCGCCGTTTTTGAAAATGTCTCTATCGGTGAATTTGGTGAATTACGCTGGACAGATGAAGTAGAGCTTTGTGCGGATGCGCTTTACCTGAAATTAACCGGCCAGAAACCGGAAGATTTGTTTAAACAGTTATCAAAAGAGTCGGTAAATGCCTGA
- a CDS encoding NAD-dependent epimerase/dehydratase family protein, producing the protein MSVVLVTGSGGLIGSESVKFFHELGFSVVGIDNDMRKFFFGDEASTRWNVERLKSNLKNYTHFDADIRDETAIGDIFNKYRSDLKLIIHTAAQPSHDWAAQDPFTDFTVNANGTLNLLEHTRQIVPDAVFIFCSTNKVYGDTPNRLPLVELEKRWEIAENHPYFSGITEDMSIDQTKHSLFGASKVAADVLVQEYGRYFDMKTAIFRGGCLTGPSHSGTQLHGFLAYLMKCTMTGQPYTVFGYKGKQVRDNIHSYDLVNAFYHFYQSPRVAEVYNVGGSRHSNCSMLEAIDLCQKITGRELNWTYSETNRIGDHIWWVGSVQKFRSHFPDWDFKYNVDGILQEMYAENRGRWQ; encoded by the coding sequence ATGAGCGTGGTTTTGGTAACAGGTTCCGGCGGTTTGATCGGGTCGGAATCGGTGAAGTTTTTCCACGAGTTAGGTTTTTCGGTTGTCGGGATTGACAACGATATGCGAAAATTCTTTTTTGGCGACGAAGCCTCCACCCGTTGGAATGTTGAGCGACTCAAATCGAATCTCAAAAATTACACCCATTTTGATGCGGATATCCGCGATGAAACAGCGATTGGCGACATTTTCAACAAATATCGCAGCGATCTTAAATTGATCATTCACACCGCCGCGCAGCCGTCGCACGATTGGGCAGCGCAGGACCCGTTCACGGATTTCACGGTGAACGCCAACGGCACGTTGAATTTGCTGGAACACACCCGCCAAATCGTGCCGGATGCCGTTTTCATTTTCTGTTCCACCAACAAAGTTTATGGCGATACACCCAATCGCCTGCCGTTGGTGGAGCTGGAAAAACGTTGGGAAATCGCTGAGAATCACCCGTATTTTTCCGGCATTACAGAAGATATGAGCATTGACCAGACCAAACACTCGCTGTTTGGCGCATCGAAAGTGGCGGCGGATGTGCTGGTGCAGGAATACGGTCGCTATTTCGATATGAAAACCGCTATTTTCCGGGGCGGTTGCCTCACCGGACCGAGCCATTCCGGCACGCAGTTGCACGGTTTTTTGGCATATTTAATGAAATGCACGATGACCGGACAGCCATACACGGTGTTCGGTTACAAAGGCAAACAGGTGCGCGATAACATTCACAGCTACGATTTGGTGAATGCGTTTTATCATTTTTACCAGTCGCCGCGTGTGGCGGAAGTTTACAACGTTGGCGGCAGTCGCCACAGCAATTGCTCCATGCTGGAAGCTATCGATTTGTGCCAGAAAATTACCGGTCGCGAACTGAACTGGACATATAGCGAAACCAACCGCATCGGCGATCACATTTGGTGGGTCGGCAGCGTGCAAAAATTCCGCAGCCACTTTCCAGATTGGGATTTCAAATATAATGTTGACGGCATTTTGCAGGAAATGTATGCGGAAAACCGCGGTCGCTGGCAGTAA
- a CDS encoding glycosyltransferase: protein MSKNNILISLCMIVKNEAANLPRCLGSVKNLVDEMIVVDTGSSDGTQDIAKNAGAKLFTEPWQDDFSAAKNAAISRANGQWILVLDADEELLNPNEIAQPLRQQLSETNADAFRLPVRNRMPAGDLMQIQEFYLTRLFRNRPEFRYEGRIHEQIRPAIERNGGNIETADVTILHHGYAQTDVQGGQNRLQRNIQLLESAVKSDPLNAYLNYHLGSSYKDTGDFQSAEKHLQIALENGNALPSEIREKLFAKLSQIALAKNDYRNAAAFAGECLAISPDNLIGLYSGSLALIYTGNFADALDGFQAISGHPNANPAELPQIQQIIQFCQQKLGSATYSHT, encoded by the coding sequence ATGAGCAAAAATAATATTTTAATCTCGCTCTGCATGATTGTTAAAAATGAAGCTGCAAATTTACCGCGTTGCCTCGGCAGCGTCAAAAATCTGGTGGATGAAATGATTGTTGTGGACACCGGATCGAGCGACGGAACGCAGGATATCGCCAAAAATGCGGGTGCAAAATTATTCACCGAACCGTGGCAGGATGATTTTTCCGCAGCCAAAAATGCGGCCATTTCCCGCGCAAACGGGCAATGGATTTTGGTGCTGGATGCTGATGAAGAATTGCTGAATCCGAACGAAATTGCCCAACCATTGCGGCAGCAATTAAGCGAAACCAACGCAGATGCGTTCCGGTTACCGGTGCGCAACCGGATGCCGGCCGGCGATTTGATGCAAATTCAGGAATTTTATCTGACGCGGCTGTTCCGCAATCGCCCGGAATTTCGCTACGAAGGGCGCATTCACGAACAAATTCGTCCGGCGATCGAGCGAAACGGCGGCAACATCGAAACCGCTGACGTGACTATTTTACATCACGGCTACGCCCAAACGGATGTTCAGGGTGGGCAAAACCGGCTGCAACGAAACATTCAATTGTTGGAAAGTGCCGTAAAATCTGATCCGCTAAATGCGTATTTAAACTATCACTTAGGATCGAGCTACAAAGATACGGGCGATTTTCAATCTGCCGAAAAACATCTGCAAATCGCTCTGGAAAACGGCAATGCGCTACCGTCGGAAATCCGGGAAAAACTGTTCGCCAAATTGTCCCAAATTGCGCTGGCAAAAAATGATTATCGCAACGCTGCGGCATTCGCCGGCGAATGTTTGGCAATCAGCCCGGACAATTTGATCGGGCTGTACAGCGGTTCGCTGGCGCTCATTTACACCGGCAACTTCGCGGACGCGCTGGACGGTTTTCAGGCAATTTCCGGACATCCGAACGCCAATCCGGCGGAGCTGCCCCAAATTCAGCAAATCATCCAATTCTGCCAGCAAAAATTGGGCAGCGCAACCTATTCACATACATAG